CGTCAACGAAAACGACACCATCTCCGTAAGCGAACTGATGTTTACTGACAACGACGAACTTTCGGGCCTGATAGCCTCCATGATGGATGCCGGAGCTTTGATCATCCTCAGCAACATTGACGGAATCTACAACGGTCCTCCCGCCGATCCCGCCTCCACTGTCATCCGTGAAATAGGACAGGGCAAGGACCTCTCGTCCTACATACAGGCTTCCAAGTCAAGCTTCGGCCGGGGCGGCATGCTGACCAAGACAAACATTGCCCGCAAAGTGGCGGATGAAGGCATCACCGTCATCATTGCCAACGGAAAACGGGACAACATCCTCGTGGATATAATAAGAAACGAAAATACCGTGTGCACCCGCTTCATCCCCTCTGCCAATCCGGTTTCGAGTGTGAAAAAGTGGATAGCCCACAGTGAGGGCTTTGCCAAGGGCGAACTTCACATCAACGATTGCACCACGAAGATACTTTTCGCCGACAAGGCCGCCAGCATCTTGCCGATAGGCATCACCGCCGTCGAAGGAGAATTCGAGAAAGACGACATCGTGCGGATCGTGGACTTTGAAGGAAACCCCGTCGGCGTGGGAAAAGCAAACTGTGACTCCATGCAGGCACGCGAAGCAATGGGCAAGCATGGCAAGAAACCGGTGGTGCACTACGATTATCTGTATATAGAATAGAAATACGCATTATAAAACAGATATAATTACCCTACAAGATGAATTTAAACCAGACATTTGCCTCTGTACAAGAAGCCGGCCGCCGATTACTGTCATTGAGCGACAAAGAAATCAACCGGGTGTTGCTCGCCGTTGCGGACGCTGCCATAGAAAAGGCGGACTTCATTCTGAGCGAAAACCTGAAAGACCTGGAACGCATGGATTCTTCCGATCCCAAGTATGACCGCCTGCAACTGACGGAAGCCCGCCTGCAAGCCATTGCAGCAGACATCCGCAAGGTAGCCGCACTCCCTTCTCCGCTTGGACGTATCCTGAAGGAAAGCGTACTCCCCAACGGACTGAAGATAAAGAGAGTGAGCGTACCTTTCGGCGTAATCGGAATCATCTACGAGGCCCGCCCCAACGTGAGTTTCGATGTATTCTCGCTTTGCCTCAAAAGCGGCAATGCCTGCATTCTGAAAGGCGGAAGCGATGCGGATCATTCAAACCGCGCCATTGCCGACGTCATACACGGGGTGCTGAAACGCTTCGATGTGGACCCGCATATCGCGGAACTGCTCCCCTCCGACCGCGAATCCACCTCCGCATTGCTGCACGCCGACGGCTATGTGGATCTGATAATTCCGCGCGGCAGCAGCAGTCTGATCAACTTTGTACGCCAGAATGCCACCATTCCTGTCATTGAGACAGGTGCAGGCGTCTGTCACGCTTATTTTGACCGTTACGGAGATGTGGAGATGGGCGCCTCCATCATCAACAATGCCAAGACACGGCGCGTCAGCGTTTGCAATGCCTTGGACTGTCTTATCGTTGACCTTGACCGCCTGACCGATCTGCCGGCTCTGTGTCAACCGCTGCACCTGCATGATGTAGTGATTTACGCTGACCAACCTGCCTATAATGCCTTGCAGGGCAAATATCCCACCGAATTACTGCGACCCGCCACCGAAGATTGCTACGGCAAGGAGTTCCTGGATTATAAAATGGCCATCAAGACCGTGGCATCTGCCCAAGAAGCGATGGCACATATCCGGAAGTACAGTTCCAAACACAGCGAATGCATCATTACGGAAGACAAGGCACGCGGCGAATGGTTCTACCGCGAAGCAGATGCCGCCTGCGTATATGTCAATGCCCCCACCTCCTTCACAGACGGAGCGCAATTCGGATTGGGCGCCGAAATAGGCATCAGCACACAGAAACTGCATGCCCGGGGGCCCATGGCGCTGGAGGAAATCACCACGTACAAGTGGATTATCGAAGGGACAGGGCAAATCAGAGAGAATTAATTAACATGCATACCGGCGGCGCACAGCCGCATTAACACATTTGGATTATTATGAAGAAGTTTACCTGCGTGCAGGACATCGGCAACCTGAAGTCTGCACTGAATGAAGCATTCGAGATTAAAAAAGACCGTTTCAAATACGTGGAACTGGGACGCAACAAGACGTTGATGATGATTTTCTTCAACTCCAGCCTCCGCACCCGCCTCAGCACACAGAAGGCCGCCC
Above is a window of Bacteroides helcogenes P 36-108 DNA encoding:
- the proB gene encoding glutamate 5-kinase, with product MKQPFARVAVKIGSNVLTRRDGTLDVTRMSALTDQIAELHKAGVEIILISSGAVASGRSEVRPAKKLDSVDQRQLFSAVGQAKLINRYYELFREHGIPVGQVLTTKENFGTRRHYLNQKNCMSVMLENGVIPIVNENDTISVSELMFTDNDELSGLIASMMDAGALIILSNIDGIYNGPPADPASTVIREIGQGKDLSSYIQASKSSFGRGGMLTKTNIARKVADEGITVIIANGKRDNILVDIIRNENTVCTRFIPSANPVSSVKKWIAHSEGFAKGELHINDCTTKILFADKAASILPIGITAVEGEFEKDDIVRIVDFEGNPVGVGKANCDSMQAREAMGKHGKKPVVHYDYLYIE
- a CDS encoding glutamate-5-semialdehyde dehydrogenase, whose translation is MNLNQTFASVQEAGRRLLSLSDKEINRVLLAVADAAIEKADFILSENLKDLERMDSSDPKYDRLQLTEARLQAIAADIRKVAALPSPLGRILKESVLPNGLKIKRVSVPFGVIGIIYEARPNVSFDVFSLCLKSGNACILKGGSDADHSNRAIADVIHGVLKRFDVDPHIAELLPSDRESTSALLHADGYVDLIIPRGSSSLINFVRQNATIPVIETGAGVCHAYFDRYGDVEMGASIINNAKTRRVSVCNALDCLIVDLDRLTDLPALCQPLHLHDVVIYADQPAYNALQGKYPTELLRPATEDCYGKEFLDYKMAIKTVASAQEAMAHIRKYSSKHSECIITEDKARGEWFYREADAACVYVNAPTSFTDGAQFGLGAEIGISTQKLHARGPMALEEITTYKWIIEGTGQIREN